In Centropristis striata isolate RG_2023a ecotype Rhode Island chromosome 1, C.striata_1.0, whole genome shotgun sequence, one DNA window encodes the following:
- the thumpd1 gene encoding THUMP domain-containing protein 1 — MSAVSNDAKKRSKKRYAAGHHNKRWKGSRELEVGMQGILITCNMNERKCTAEAFNLLNEYADKLCGPEKFQDNNGSSSEDEEAEEEDVDVALKKEVAQLKASGAKQERRFQALESGANNVIFIKTKNLEADKLVHHILSDLHTTKKKKSRVILRMLPVTGTCKAFQDDMVKYLTTFLEPWFKTPNCATYQIAFKARNSSHNKRDEIIKSIAGLVGKLNPKNKVDLTNPELTIIVEVIKAVCCLSVVKDYTLYRKYNVQEVVKEDTPKPDVTTAKTDTNTAEQKEKHDAEEKKKDEEDTDNNVPQDKQEADKDEGDGE, encoded by the exons ATGTCTGCCGTGTCAAACGACGCGAAGAAACGGAGCAAGAAGCGATACGCGGCCGGCCACCACAACAAGCGGTGGAAGGGCTCCCGGGAGCTGGAGGTGGGCATGCAGGGGATCCTCATCACATGCAACATGAACGAGAGGAAGTGCACCGCGGAGGCCTTCAATCTGCTCAATGAGTACGCAGACAAGCTCTGTGGGCCCGAGAAG TTTCAAGATAATAATGGGAGCAGCAGTGAAGATGAGGAGGCTGAGGAGGAAGATGTCGATGTAGCGCTGAAGAAAGAAGTGGCACAGCTGAAAGCATCTGGAGCTAAACAGGAGAGGCGCTTCCAGGCTTTGGAGAGTGGAGCGAACAACGTCATCTTCATCAAAACTAAAAATCTCG AAGCTGACAAGTTGGTTCATCACATCCTGTCTGATCTCCACACCACCAAGAAGAAAAAGTCACGGGTGATTCTTCGGATGCTACCA GTAACTGGAACATGCAAGGCCTTCCAGGATGACATGGTGAAGTACCTGACGACTTTTCTTGAGCCTTGGTTCAAAACTCCAAACTGTGCTACCTACCAAATCGCCTTTAAGGCCCGCAACAGCAGCCACAACAAGAGAGATGAAATCATCAAATCAATTGCAG GTCTCGTGGGGAAGCTGAACCCGAAGAATAAGGTCGATTTGACCAACCCAGAACTGACAATCATTGTGGAGGTCATCAAGGCTGTGTGTTGCCTCAGTGTGGTAAAAGACTATACACTGTATAGAAAGTACAATGTCCAGGAAGTAGTCAAAGAGGACACACCAAAGCCGGATGTGACCACGGCAAAAACGGATACAAATACAGCTGAGCAGAAGGAGAAACACGatgcagaggagaagaaaaaggacGAAGAAGACACGGACAACAATGTGCCACAGGACAAGCAGGAGGCCGACAAGGATGAAGGTGACGGGGAGTAA
- the eri2 gene encoding ERI1 exoribonuclease 2 gives MSTKKLAKELGLIRQRSQSSNGSKKSLLSNQTFSYLIVIDFESTCWREKNNYGQEIIEFPAVLLNTSTGKVESEFHTYVQPQEHPILSEFCTELTGITQMQVEAGIPLQICLSRFSRWLQSLQLEKGVVFPNRQQKSSTASTSPKLCTFLTWSDWDLGVCLQYECKRKQLHKPEVLNSWIDLRSTYRHFYDRKPKGLNGALQDLGIQFSGREHSGLDDSRNTAQLAARMMRDGCVMKITKSLERVPSVVKPMFGYTTADSKKENSNTNKEENTSTSNKPSSSKIPRKSCQIKSSSGNISRDLDTKENSDQMCQSLIAPKTLLNGITKPLWGCSRRSVTAEAVANISSSVLINCPSPHNKSSLVLCSTNVGCLSNLPQPKQPSETEATAAHVEEEELLVETEDRCGSYDDVVLEGDDAVISETEGEFHVDYVSDFGRGCHMWEESDDAHGSAGGQVTLGTAIRETVSVASSFKITSKSSRMSLPTKKINVSKIRQYSTFSEPDSYFAVPESVAQDKSNQQKRGLGTSLQVQEKSSGSHEISKTITPSLFRHKPFIPKNTSTPFTSFVMPKAVVTQHTKPKQTAKPSFSIYTDPAKPSCPSSFSSKNVLSSLSTNTLSSNPNRSSISATMKGAQRITSPLCGCGRRAKRQVVSNGGPNHGRGFFCCPVRRSGSGGRIQKGCEFFKWESALIKSSSVVAPAVGSSVSLRQFNSTLSSRPPQRSVLRKSY, from the exons ATGTCTACAAAGAAACTGGCCAA AGAGCTTGGATTAATAAGGCAGAGGAGTCAGTCCTCTAATGGGTCAAAGAAATCACTGTTATCAA ATCAAACATTTTCCTACCTGATTGTGATTGATTTTGAGTCAAcatgctggagagagaaaaacaactatGGCCAGGAAATTA TTGAGTTTCCTGCTGTTCTGCTGAATACATCTACAGGGAAAGTTGAGTCTGAGTTTCATACCTATGTTCAACCCCAAGAGCATCCCATTCTGTCAGAGTTCTGCACCGAGTTGACAGGGATTACACAG ATGCAAGTTGAGGCAGGGATCCCCCTTCAGATCTGTCTTTCGCGGTTCAGCCGCTGGCTCCAAAGCCTGCAGCTCGAGAAAGGTGTGGTCTTTCCCAACAGACAACAGAAATCTTCTACAGCTTCAACTTCTCCAAAGCTGTGTACTTTCCTCACATGGTCAG ACTGGGATCTCGGAGTTTGTTTGCAGTACGAATGTAAACGAAAGCAGCTCCATAAACCTGAGGTGCTCAATAGCTGGATAGACCTGAGAAGCACCTACAGG catttttacgACAGAAAGCCCAAAGGCCTTAATGGGGCTCTACAGGATCTGGGAATACAGTTTTCAGGGAGAGAACATTCTG GTTTAGATGACTCCAGAAATACAGCTCAGTTGGCAGCGAGGATGATGAGGGATGGGTGTGTGATGAAGATCACTAAGAGCCTAGAGAGG GTGCCCTCAGTGGTTAAACCCATGTTTGGATACACAACTGCAGacagcaaaaaagaaaactccaacaccaataaagaagaaaacacaTCTACCTCAAACAAACCCTCATCATCCAAGATTCCTCGCAAATCATGTCAGATAAAATCTAGTTCAGGCAACATTTCAAGGGATTTGGACACAAAGGAGAACTCTGATCAAATGTGTCAGAGCCTGATCGCACCAAAAACACTGCTGAATGGTATAACTAAGCCACTATGGGGATGCAGCAGGAGGTCAGTTACAGCAGAGGCTGTTGCTAATATTTCTTCTTCAGTTCTGATAAATTGTCCTTCACCTCACAACAAAAGCAGCCTTGTTCTGTGTTCTACCAATGTGGGCTGCCTTTCAAATCTGCCTCAGCCAAAGCAGCCCTCCGAAACAGAAGCAACAGCTGCACATGTGGAAGAAGAGGAACTTTTAGTGGAAACAGAGGACAGGTGTGGTTCATATGATGATGTGGTGTTGGAGGGGGATGATGCTGTCATCAGTGAAACGGAGGGAGAATTTCATGTTGATTATGTGTCAGATTTTGGCAGAGGATGCCATATGTGGGAAGAGTCTGATGATGCACATGGTTCAGCAGGCGGTCAGGTCACATTAGGGACCGCAATTAGAGAAACAGTGAGTGTTGCAAGCAGCTTTAAGATAACCAGTAAGTCATCAAGGATGTCTTTACCCACAAAGAAGATTAATGTGTCTAAAATCAGACAGTATTCAACTTTCTCAGAGCCCGATTCTTATTTTGCTGTGCCTGAAAGTGTGGCTCAGGACAAGTCAAATCAGCAGAAAAGGGGACTTGGAACTTCTCTACAAGTACAAGAAAAGTCCAGTGGCTCTCATGAAATCTCTAAAACAATCACACCGTCTCTATTCAGGCACAAACCCTTCATTCCAAAAAACACCTCCACCCCTTTTACCTCATTTGTCATGCCCAAAGCAGTCGTCACTCAACACACAAAGCCAAAACAGACTGCAAAACCTTCCTTCTCTATCTACACTGACCCAGCAAAACCCTCCTGTCCCTCCTCATTTAGCTCTAAgaatgtcctctcctctctgtcaacCAACACACTCTCCTCAAATCCAAATCGTTCTTCCATCTCTGCAACGATGAAAGGAGCACAGAGGATCACGTCCCCACTGTGTGGGTGTGGGCGTCGTGCAAAGCGCCAGGTCGTATCCAACGGTGGTCCGAATCATGGACGAGGCTTTTTCTGCTGCCCAGTCCGCCGGTCAGGCAGCGGAGGCAGGATCCAGAAGGGCTGCGAGTTCTTTAAGTGGGAGTCAGCTCTGATAAAGAGCAGTTCAGTGGTTGCTCCTGCTGTCGGGTCTTCTGTCTCACTCCGTCAGTTTAACTCGACTCTGAGCAGTCGTCCACCCCAGAGGTCAGTTCTGAGAAAGAGCTATTAA